A region from the Corynebacterium halotolerans YIM 70093 = DSM 44683 genome encodes:
- a CDS encoding LysR family transcriptional regulator — MNNFRELPTSSRTFGVNLATVDLNLLVSLHAILEERSVTGAADRVGLSQPAMSHALRRIRKLFGDEILIRQGVHSVLTPRAQGLLGPLRELLHRASRLLGGEAFDPERSQRTVTIAMSPTMAYILGRAVTHLLEEEAPRMGLRIIATTDTSDAVFLEQGADVLLLAEGYETEHPRQRLFDDEWVVIGGTPELLEGDVISRLQDWPHVALDSERLTRPYEVLRHRGVDVKVQVRVNDYLLLPQFVAGVRKIGLHRRRAVERMTHNHPLYIADFPFPLLGLGVDTVWNPWLGDAAFREWLRDLLLRACDMQWPNNED; from the coding sequence ATGAATAACTTCCGGGAACTCCCCACGTCATCCCGCACCTTCGGGGTTAATCTCGCCACCGTCGACCTGAATCTGCTCGTCTCCCTCCATGCGATCCTCGAGGAACGTTCCGTCACCGGGGCCGCCGACCGGGTGGGACTGTCCCAACCGGCGATGAGCCACGCCCTGCGCCGCATCCGGAAGCTCTTCGGCGACGAAATCCTCATCCGCCAGGGGGTGCACAGCGTGCTCACCCCGCGGGCGCAGGGGCTGCTGGGGCCGTTGCGTGAACTGCTGCACCGGGCCTCCCGGCTGCTCGGTGGTGAGGCCTTCGACCCGGAACGGAGCCAGCGCACGGTGACGATCGCGATGTCGCCGACCATGGCCTACATTCTCGGTCGCGCCGTCACGCACCTGCTGGAGGAGGAGGCGCCGCGGATGGGATTGCGGATCATCGCCACCACCGACACCTCCGACGCGGTCTTCCTCGAACAGGGGGCGGATGTCCTGCTGCTGGCGGAGGGGTATGAGACGGAACATCCCCGCCAGCGGCTCTTCGATGACGAGTGGGTGGTCATCGGCGGCACCCCCGAGCTGCTGGAGGGGGACGTGATCTCCCGGCTGCAGGACTGGCCCCACGTGGCGCTCGACTCGGAGCGGTTGACGCGCCCCTATGAGGTGCTCCGGCACCGGGGCGTGGACGTGAAGGTGCAGGTGCGGGTCAACGACTACCTCCTGCTGCCGCAGTTCGTCGCCGGGGTGCGCAAGATCGGCCTGCACCGCCGCCGCGCCGTCGAGCGGATGACGCACAACCACCCGCTCTACATCGCGGATTTCCCGTTTCCGTTGCTCGGTTTGGGGGTGGACACCGTGTGGAACCCCTGGCTGGGTGACGCCGCTTTCCGGGAATGGCTGCGGGATCTGCTCCTGCGGGCTTGTGACATGCAGTGGCCGAATAATGAAGATTAG
- a CDS encoding cytochrome P450 — protein MTVAVPATSTIDLFSDDVLRNTEAVFAELRELAPVVYLPANDSWVVTRYEDIRDALGDPATFSSRAVAFNEQMNEILSGTSLASDPPQHGDLRAVLTDNLSPRAMRKMKAGIYEKADELVRELVERGSFDGMADMAVHFPVSIVLDLIGVQGDLRERILPWGEAAFNLLGPMNQRAQESLPIAGELFHWTHEEMRGEDLAEGSIGRNIWEAAERGDISHESFGYIVHQILAAGMDTTITTIGNALVLLARNPEQFEKLRQDPKLVPAALTEVLRVKTPTPAFGRRTTRDVEIGGTVIPEGAQVALLYGSGNLDPRKFENPETFDISRNAVDHLGFGYGIHACAGQGLAKLEIHGLLEAWATRVKSYRVGEVVQRLNNFTRPYDSIEITDLVPAGE, from the coding sequence ATGACGGTCGCAGTGCCCGCCACATCCACCATCGACCTGTTCTCCGACGACGTCCTGCGCAACACCGAGGCCGTGTTCGCCGAACTCCGGGAGCTGGCCCCGGTTGTCTACCTGCCGGCCAACGACTCCTGGGTGGTCACCCGCTACGAGGACATCCGCGACGCCCTGGGTGATCCCGCCACCTTCTCCTCCAGGGCGGTCGCGTTCAACGAACAGATGAACGAGATCCTCTCCGGCACCAGCCTGGCGTCCGATCCACCGCAGCACGGCGATCTCCGCGCGGTGCTCACCGACAACCTCTCGCCGCGCGCCATGCGCAAGATGAAGGCCGGTATCTACGAAAAGGCCGACGAGCTGGTCCGCGAACTCGTCGAGCGCGGCAGCTTCGACGGCATGGCCGACATGGCCGTGCACTTCCCGGTCTCCATCGTCCTCGACCTCATCGGCGTCCAGGGTGACCTGCGCGAGAGGATCCTGCCCTGGGGAGAGGCCGCCTTCAACCTGCTCGGCCCGATGAACCAGCGCGCCCAGGAGAGTCTGCCGATCGCCGGCGAGCTGTTCCACTGGACCCACGAGGAGATGCGGGGTGAGGACCTGGCCGAGGGCAGCATCGGTCGCAATATCTGGGAGGCCGCCGAGCGCGGTGACATCTCTCACGAGAGCTTCGGCTACATCGTCCACCAGATCCTGGCCGCCGGCATGGACACCACCATCACCACCATCGGCAATGCGCTGGTGCTCCTGGCGCGGAATCCGGAGCAGTTCGAGAAGCTGCGCCAGGACCCGAAGTTGGTCCCGGCCGCGCTCACCGAGGTCCTGCGCGTGAAGACCCCCACCCCGGCCTTCGGCCGCCGGACCACCCGCGACGTCGAGATCGGCGGCACGGTCATTCCGGAGGGCGCGCAGGTGGCCCTGCTCTACGGTTCCGGCAACCTCGATCCGCGCAAGTTCGAGAATCCGGAGACCTTCGACATCTCCCGCAACGCCGTCGACCACCTCGGCTTCGGCTACGGCATCCACGCCTGCGCCGGGCAGGGGCTGGCCAAACTGGAGATCCACGGACTGCTCGAGGCCTGGGCCACGCGCGTCAAGAGCTACCGGGTCGGTGAGGTCGTCCAGCGCCTGAACAACTTCACCCGCCCCTACGACTCCATCGAGATCACCGACCTCGTGCCCGCCGGTGAGTAG
- a CDS encoding ferredoxin produces MVADHTRIELDRPRCEGHGLCEEAAPHLMHLDDEGELILDVTEVDSGDLPAARDAVRVCPVAALKLV; encoded by the coding sequence ATGGTCGCCGACCACACCCGCATCGAACTCGACCGCCCCCGCTGCGAGGGCCACGGCCTCTGCGAGGAGGCCGCCCCGCACCTGATGCACCTCGATGACGAGGGCGAGCTGATCCTCGACGTCACCGAGGTCGACTCCGGGGATCTGCCGGCCGCCCGGGACGCCGTCCGCGTCTGCCCCGTCGCCGCCCTGAAGCTGGTGTGA
- a CDS encoding NAD(P)/FAD-dependent oxidoreductase: protein MDHIIIAGNGVAGLTAGDTLRRLGFEGELTVIGEEHHATYSRPALSKAALAPGDELAVNFLPDATHGGTELLGRCTTGLDPEKRTVTLDDGTELSYDGLVIATGTHARRFTGSAREFTLRSLDDAVQLRKRLESRPRVTVIGGGPLGMEVASGAIGLGCAVTLVHPGTPMLPHIGPLLAGVLTEAALEHGLTLVDDFVAEVRETAEGMAVTLASGAELSSDVVISAAGDIPNDGWLRDSGLLVDGRLVTDGRCRVRDNIVAAGDVAWLDGADGPRRSPVWTSAIEQAKTAAAALLTGDEAESLSFQSYFWTDQWGMNLKISGPIPHGDEQPVVVKGDLAERSAVLHWPGQGSAAALNIRMPIPRLHKLAQSEPASV from the coding sequence ATGGACCACATCATCATCGCAGGCAACGGTGTCGCCGGTCTGACCGCCGGCGACACACTCCGCCGCCTCGGCTTCGAGGGCGAACTCACCGTCATCGGCGAAGAGCACCACGCCACCTACAGTCGCCCCGCCCTGTCCAAGGCGGCGCTGGCCCCCGGCGATGAACTGGCCGTCAACTTCCTCCCCGACGCCACTCACGGCGGCACCGAACTACTGGGTCGCTGCACCACCGGCCTCGATCCGGAGAAGCGGACCGTCACCCTCGACGACGGCACCGAACTGTCCTACGACGGCCTGGTCATCGCCACCGGCACCCACGCCCGGCGCTTCACCGGCAGCGCGCGCGAGTTCACGTTGCGCTCGCTCGACGACGCCGTGCAGCTGCGGAAGCGGCTGGAGTCCCGGCCGCGGGTCACGGTCATCGGCGGCGGTCCCCTCGGCATGGAGGTCGCCTCCGGCGCCATCGGGCTGGGCTGCGCGGTCACCCTCGTCCACCCGGGCACCCCGATGCTGCCGCACATCGGCCCGCTGCTGGCCGGCGTGCTCACCGAGGCCGCCCTCGAGCACGGCCTGACGCTGGTCGACGACTTCGTCGCGGAGGTCCGCGAGACCGCCGAGGGCATGGCCGTCACCCTGGCCTCCGGGGCGGAACTCAGCTCGGACGTGGTCATCTCCGCCGCCGGCGACATCCCCAATGACGGCTGGCTGCGCGACTCCGGGCTGCTTGTCGACGGCCGTCTGGTCACCGACGGGCGCTGCCGGGTGCGCGACAACATCGTCGCCGCCGGTGACGTCGCCTGGCTGGACGGGGCGGACGGCCCCCGCCGCAGCCCGGTCTGGACCAGCGCCATCGAACAGGCCAAGACCGCCGCCGCGGCCCTGCTGACCGGCGACGAGGCCGAATCGCTGAGCTTCCAGTCCTACTTCTGGACCGACCAGTGGGGCATGAACCTCAAGATCAGCGGGCCCATCCCCCACGGCGACGAGCAGCCGGTCGTCGTCAAGGGGGACCTCGCCGAGCGCTCCGCCGTCCTGCACTGGCCGGGACAGGGTTCAGCCGCCGCGCTCAACATCCGCATGCCGATCCCGCGGCTGCACAAGCTGGCCCAGTCCGAGCCGGCCAGCGTGTAG